The following nucleotide sequence is from Psychroflexus torquis ATCC 700755.
TCAAGTCAACGGCTGCCCTCGAAATTTGTAAGGATTTAAATGGGTTATATCCTGCCTTGAGCCTGTTTTTATTTATTCCCGAAAGCTTTAGAGATTTGGTTTACGATTATATAGCTAAGAATCGGTACCAGTGGTTTGGAAAAACAGAAACCTGTCCTATGCCTTCAAAAGAAGAACAGTCCAGGTTTCTAGATACTTAAAACTAGAATTTGAAAACTGGTAAAATCTTAGTTGAGACTTCACCAAAACCAATTCTAACTTCGTGATTCTGGCAATATCCACGTAGGGTTACTGTATCGTTATCTTCAATATATCGGCGTTCTTCACCACCATTTAATTTAACTGTTTTGGAGCCTCCCCAGGATAACTCTAACATAGAGCCATAAGAATCTGGTGTAGATCCAGAAATAGTTCCACTCGCCATCATATCGCCACTATTTACTGGACATCCATTAACTGTATGGTGAGCCAGCTGCTGGCTCATATTCCAATACATAAATTTGAAATTAGATTTTGTGATAACCATTTCATCAGTATTTTCTGGCTTAATTGATACCGAGAGATTGATGTCAAAACTTTTCTTATCGGTGGTTTGTAAATACGGTAATAGTTTCTTGATAGGCTTAGGCCCCTCTACTCTAAAAGGCTCTAAAGCATCTAAAGTAACAATCCATGGTGAAACTGAGCATCCAAAGTTTTTGCCAAGAAATGGTCCAAGTGGTACATATTCCCACTTTTGAAGATCTCTAGCACTCCAATCGTTGAAGAGTACCATTCCAAAAATATAGCTTTCAGCATCTTCTACCGGTATTGGTTCTCCCAAAAGATTGCTATCGGTCGTAATAAATGCCATTTCTAATTCAAAGTCTAATTGTCTAGTGGGCCCAAAGATAGGCTCATCAGATCCTTTAGGTAATTTTTGGCCCTGTGGCCTGTGAATAGGTATTCCACTTGGCACTATTGACGAACTCCTACCATGATAACCTATTGGCGCATGCAGCCAGTTTGGCAGTAAAGCATTTTCTGGATCTCTAAACATCTTACCTACATTGGTAGCATGTTCCTTACTGGAATAAAAGTCTGTATAATCTCCAACCTGAACAGGCATTTGCATTTCAATCTCATCCAAAGTAAATAAGACAGTTTCTTTGTCTTTTTCGTTGGACTTTAATTCATCAGTATTAACGTCAAATAGTTCTGCAACTCGATTTCTGACAGATCTCCAAGTTTTTCTGCCATCTGCAATAAAATCATTTAAGGTATCCTGCAAAAAAATATCATCTGTCAATGGGATATCTTTAAAATAGCCAAGTTGATGCAAAGCACCTAGATCTATAGCAAAATCACCAATGCGTGTTCCTATGGTAATAATATCATCTCTGGTAAGAAAAACACCAAAAGGAATATTCTGAATAGGGAAATCTGTATTATCGGGGATATCCAACCAAGTTTTTCGAGAAGGATCATTAGCTTTTAAAGACATAGTATGATTTTAGTATGTTGAAATTAATCTTAAATCTTCCTTCAAATATATTATTTTATGCGAATTAACCGTTCCAAATAATTAAATTTGGAGCATATTTAACTTTAAAATGTAAAATGAAAGACAAAGCGATTTCAGACTTGATTCTTGAAGAAAAAAACAGACAAACTAATGGTTTAGAATTGATTGCAAGTGAAAATTTTGCAAGTCAAGATGTATTGGATGCTGCTGGTTCTGTACTCACCAATAAATATGCTGAAGGTTATCCAGGCAAACGGTATTACGGTGGATGTGAAGTCGTAGATAAAGTTGAAGATCTGGCTAGAGAGCGTGTTAAAAAGTTATTTGGTGCCAAGTATGCTAATGTTCAGCCACACTCTGGTTCCCAGGCGAATACTGCTGTTTTTTCCATCTGTTTAAATCCAGGAGATACTATCCTTGGTTTCGATCTTTCTCATGGTGGTCACCTTACCCATGGCTCTCCTGTTAACTTTTCTGGAAAGCTATACAGTCCTGTATTTTACGGTGTAGATAGAGAAACTGGCCTTATCGATTATGAGATGGTAAGAGAAATGGCTCATAAAGAAAAACCAAAAATGATTATAGCAGGTGCATCTGCGTATTCTAGAGAAATCGATTATAAAATATTTAGGGAAATAGCCGATGAGGTTGATGCTATTTTGTTAGCAGATATGGCTCATCCATCTGGTTTAATAGCTGCTGGACTTTTACAAAGCCCGCTACAACATTGTCATATTATCACATCAACTACTCATAAAACTATTCGGGGCCCTAGAGGTGGTATTATTTTAATGGGTAAAGATTTTGAAAACCCATTTGGTCTCAAATTTAAGAATGGAAACTTAAAGAAAATGTCTAGTTTACTAGATAGCTCAGTTTTTCCTGGAAATCAAGGTGGTCCATTAATACATATCATCGCTGCTAAAGCAATAGCTTTTGGTGAAGCGCTTTCTGAAGATTTTGTGTCTTACCAAAAACAAGTTATCAAAAATGCCTCGGCAATGGCAAAAGCATTTATGGACAAAGATTATAAAATCATCTCGGGCGGAACAGATAATCACATGATGCTTATCGATCTCCGAAATAAAAATATTTCAGGCAAACAAGCTGAAGAAGCTCTTGGCGCTGCTGGTATAACAGTCAACAAAAACATGGTCCCATTTGACGATAAATCTCCATTTGTTACTTCAGGAATAAGAATTGGTACCCCTGCCATAACCACTAGAGGTGTGATGGAAAATGAGATGTCTAAAATTGTAGATCTTATAGATGATGTTATCGTTAATCATGAGAATACGTCACATTTAGAGTCAATAAAGGAACAAGTCCACGCTATGATGAGCCATAGACCTTTATTTACTGAAGCAGTAAAGAGCTAACAAATACATTAAAAACCTAAGTGAGAAGAGCCACGTTAATACCGTGGCTCTTCTTGTTTATTGCTCTTCAAATTGAATACTCTGATATGCACCCACATCAGGATTCTGAGTTCTATCCACGCCCAAAATATCAAACGGAACCTGGTTGGCAGTACTTTGCCCTCCCAGGTTATTGGCTGCAGATTCCTCTCCGATAATTAACTGGTTATTTTGAGCATCAAGAAATTGTGGAGATTCGTTCAAAAGTATATTTTCAAATAGAGAAGTATTATCAAAATCGTATAATTCATTTTCAGAAAATTGGTTATTAAAATCACGAAAACGAACTAAGCAATTTTTAAAATTATAATTAAACGCGGCGTCTTCTACTCTATTAAACAGAAGTTCAATAGATTCATTCCCATAAATAATGCAGTTGCTAAAATTGGCTTCTATTAAATCTGAAATAAATAAGGTTTCCCCTGACTGAAGATTATTTTCTATCAAGACTGAAGGAAACTGGCGAAAACTATTTTGCCAATAATTAGCAAACGTACTGTGACGAAAATTATAACGTCCCCCAAGAGACAAGTTTAAAGACGCTTGACCACTATTGTTGATCACCAAATTTTCTGCATCTATAAATCCAGTTCTAGCTAACAAACCGACGTTTGCAGAATTATAAATTTGTGTATTTTTAATGGTGAGTGTAGGTTGTGCTGAGCCATCATTGGAATCCATTAAAATTCCAACTGTAGAGTTTTTAATAGTCACATGTTCAAAGTTATGGTTTGTACTTCCTTCTGTTAACCAAATTGAGGCCCATTGTCCTGGAATATTCGAATATTCTGGTTCTAAGCGGTCTCCTTCAAAAATAATTTCATTTTCTAGTAATTCAGGATCAGAACTTAGACCCCCAATAGCCTGTACAGAAGCATTATTTGCTGCAATAATTCCACTATTAGTGTGAAAGTGGATTCTGGCACCTGCTTCTATTGTAAGTGTCTCTCCAGAAGGAACTCCAGCGAAACCATAGATAACATATGGTTTTTCCTTGGTAAAGGTAAGATGTTCAGCATCCAAAATAAATCCATCAATTTGAATAGCTTCTCCTTCTTCATCTATGCCCAAAGTTAAGGTTTCTGAAGATCCATCTTCAAAGCGTTCAGGAAATAAAAAAATAGCATCTTGAACAAGAGTAACAAGTTCGACTTGCTGTAAATTAACTCCAGAG
It contains:
- the fahA gene encoding fumarylacetoacetase produces the protein MSLKANDPSRKTWLDIPDNTDFPIQNIPFGVFLTRDDIITIGTRIGDFAIDLGALHQLGYFKDIPLTDDIFLQDTLNDFIADGRKTWRSVRNRVAELFDVNTDELKSNEKDKETVLFTLDEIEMQMPVQVGDYTDFYSSKEHATNVGKMFRDPENALLPNWLHAPIGYHGRSSSIVPSGIPIHRPQGQKLPKGSDEPIFGPTRQLDFELEMAFITTDSNLLGEPIPVEDAESYIFGMVLFNDWSARDLQKWEYVPLGPFLGKNFGCSVSPWIVTLDALEPFRVEGPKPIKKLLPYLQTTDKKSFDINLSVSIKPENTDEMVITKSNFKFMYWNMSQQLAHHTVNGCPVNSGDMMASGTISGSTPDSYGSMLELSWGGSKTVKLNGGEERRYIEDNDTVTLRGYCQNHEVRIGFGEVSTKILPVFKF
- the glyA gene encoding serine hydroxymethyltransferase, whose product is MKDKAISDLILEEKNRQTNGLELIASENFASQDVLDAAGSVLTNKYAEGYPGKRYYGGCEVVDKVEDLARERVKKLFGAKYANVQPHSGSQANTAVFSICLNPGDTILGFDLSHGGHLTHGSPVNFSGKLYSPVFYGVDRETGLIDYEMVREMAHKEKPKMIIAGASAYSREIDYKIFREIADEVDAILLADMAHPSGLIAAGLLQSPLQHCHIITSTTHKTIRGPRGGIILMGKDFENPFGLKFKNGNLKKMSSLLDSSVFPGNQGGPLIHIIAAKAIAFGEALSEDFVSYQKQVIKNASAMAKAFMDKDYKIISGGTDNHMMLIDLRNKNISGKQAEEALGAAGITVNKNMVPFDDKSPFVTSGIRIGTPAITTRGVMENEMSKIVDLIDDVIVNHENTSHLESIKEQVHAMMSHRPLFTEAVKS